The Enterococcus rotai genome includes a window with the following:
- a CDS encoding NUDIX hydrolase → MKNSNSGSVSTHFGVYGVSKKKNYLMCIKKNAGPYKNRFDIPGGSQEDFEGLTETLCREFLEETGYSIKVYSNPRVYDAFIKEINSTHTVHHIMVFYDVVADTTHRKSLPKVLADGLNDSDGVIWKKLEDLNEDNSSPLILKIKEEVAQENEMEKYENFDWIVNETEIL, encoded by the coding sequence ATGAAAAATAGCAATAGTGGTAGTGTTAGTACTCATTTTGGTGTTTATGGCGTTAGCAAAAAAAAAAATTATCTAATGTGTATAAAGAAAAATGCAGGACCATATAAAAACAGATTCGATATTCCAGGAGGAAGCCAAGAAGATTTTGAAGGTTTAACGGAAACACTGTGTAGAGAATTTTTAGAAGAAACTGGTTATAGTATAAAGGTATATTCAAATCCTAGGGTATATGATGCTTTTATTAAAGAAATAAACTCTACCCATACTGTTCATCATATCATGGTATTTTATGATGTTGTGGCTGATACTACTCATAGAAAATCATTGCCTAAAGTTCTGGCAGATGGGCTTAATGATTCAGATGGGGTTATATGGAAAAAGTTAGAAGATTTGAATGAGGATAATTCTTCGCCACTAATATTAAAGATCAAAGAAGAAGTAGCACAAGAGAACGAAATGGAAAAATACGAAAATTTTGACTGGATTGTAAATGAAACCGAAATTC